One segment of Fusobacteria bacterium ZRK30 DNA contains the following:
- a CDS encoding prepilin-type N-terminal cleavage/methylation domain-containing protein produces MNKKNGFTIIELLIIIAIIGILAVTAIPKLRKELNKGKVAKIQHKLGLIRSKLSIESNISFEFPDLVSNDINLLNKFDIHPTEPFSSDSNSYGETDKVVSARDNSGGWYYIKEEGEIYANLPNGAYTGDPKYEIWNDKLIKLSDLQNLEDVGDVKAMEVNDRGEYINNPSFENLNTGVYAQVDASSIEHWNTTASDNKIEVWSDGFLGVPAADGNHFLELNANEVASLYQEVVTIPGTVLKWSINHRGRLGEDTATISVGNGEDAVILETMKDSNDQWGTYTGTYIVPEGQTVTTFYLNSVDSTGGNKTVGNLIDNFSVKADLNED; encoded by the coding sequence ATGAATAAAAAAAATGGGTTTACTATAATTGAATTATTAATAATTATTGCGATTATAGGTATTTTAGCTGTGACAGCTATCCCAAAGCTTCGAAAAGAATTAAATAAAGGGAAGGTGGCAAAGATTCAGCATAAATTAGGATTGATCAGGTCCAAACTTTCCATTGAAAGTAATATTTCTTTTGAATTCCCTGATTTAGTTTCCAACGATATAAATTTATTGAATAAATTTGATATCCATCCTACAGAACCTTTTTCATCTGATAGTAATTCATATGGAGAAACAGATAAAGTAGTTTCTGCTAGAGATAATAGTGGTGGATGGTACTATATTAAGGAGGAAGGAGAAATCTATGCCAACCTGCCTAATGGTGCCTATACTGGGGATCCTAAATATGAAATTTGGAATGATAAATTAATAAAATTATCAGACCTTCAAAATTTAGAAGATGTTGGCGATGTGAAAGCTATGGAAGTAAATGATAGAGGAGAGTATATAAATAACCCTAGTTTTGAAAATCTAAATACTGGAGTGTATGCTCAAGTAGATGCCAGTAGTATTGAACATTGGAATACTACAGCTTCAGATAATAAAATAGAAGTATGGAGTGACGGCTTTCTAGGCGTTCCAGCAGCAGATGGGAATCATTTTTTAGAATTAAATGCAAATGAAGTAGCTTCATTATATCAGGAAGTTGTTACAATACCGGGAACAGTTCTAAAATGGTCTATAAATCACAGAGGAAGGCTAGGAGAAGATACGGCTACCATTAGTGTCGGTAATGGAGAAGACGCCGTTATTTTAGAAACTATGAAAGATAGTAATGATCAGTGGGGTACTTATACTGGTACATATATAGTTCCAGAAGGACAGACGGTTACTACATTTTATTTAAACTCTGTTGATTCGACAGGAGGCAATAAAACTGTAGGAAACTTAATAGATAATTTTTCAGTAAAAGCAGATTTAAATGAAGATTAA
- a CDS encoding tetratricopeptide repeat protein, protein MLKILLNKLIKNNFLGEEIKSKEERELLKSCNQAIKLNPDNPDGYFNRGNLKFKSGDYQGAMKDYNKAIRLNPEYLQAYHSRAITKERLDYYNGAIADYNFILKINSSDILAYKNKNIIQQRF, encoded by the coding sequence ATGCTTAAAATTCTGCTCAACAAACTTATTAAAAATAATTTTTTAGGTGAAGAAATAAAATCAAAAGAAGAAAGAGAATTGTTAAAAAGCTGTAACCAAGCTATTAAACTCAACCCAGATAATCCAGATGGTTACTTCAATAGAGGAAATTTAAAGTTTAAATCAGGGGACTACCAAGGTGCAATGAAAGATTATAATAAAGCCATAAGATTAAACCCCGAATATTTACAGGCATATCATAGTAGGGCAATAACAAAAGAGAGATTAGATTATTACAATGGAGCTATCGCTGATTATAACTTTATTTTAAAAATAAATTCCTCAGATATATTAGCATATAAGAATAAAAATATTATTCAACAAAGATTTTAG